GAACAAGGAAGTTCCATGGTCGTTGTTCCATGTTCCCGACGAAGAGAGCGCTTGCTCGGCCCGCAGCCCACAGTTCGCTGACGAACTTCTGTCGGATCTTGTCTTGCCAATCAACATGGTGGCGCACTTTGCGCCATAGGGCAACGGCCTCCCAATCGATGATGGTTTGCCTGTGCCCGTTGCAGTTGGGTGATAGGCACCGGTAGCTGTATCGGAATCGCCATGGGATGACCTCGAAGTCGGGCCGAGGAGTGTCTTGGTTGTCAAAAAGGCTGGGCTGGGCGGCAATGGCGGCGGCCCGCTCGCGCCACCGATCGAGTTGATCCTGGTCACGTTCGTCGATGAGCAGTTCAGGAGGCTCCGCCGCACGAACGACGGCGAGCGATGGCGTATCGGGACCGGACCCGGAGCGGTTCTGTTCGATCAGGTCACACATGGTGTGCTCACCAAGCGCAGCAACCCGCTGGCGACGGGTGGACCAGCCGTGGTCCCGGCCGATTATTTCCCCGGGGCGGATGGAACCTTCGATCGGCGTCCATGACTCGGGCCGTCGATCAGAGTTTGGTCGGACCGCCCGAACCGTGATCTCCTGATACTTGCGGAACTTGGAGTCATCGGAGAGGTCGCGAAACGGGACTGGGTGGAGTCGGATCCACTGTGCCTCAGGACCGACACTCATAGCCGCGACGCACATACTCTCACGAAGCGCCGACGTCAGAACGGGCGCAGCCTTGACCAGGATCATGACCGACAGTTCTTGTTCCGACGGCATGATGTGTTCCTGCCGGGCTACAGCTCGAGGACCATGAGCGCAGGATCGTCGGCCCGGGCAGTGTCGAGGATGCAAGAGCGATGGCACTCGTCGTGGTCGCGCTCGAAGCACAGCAGAGCGATGCGGGTTTCGTGGGCGAGAGCGATGACACCTTGGTATGTCGAGGACGCACCGTTGTGAAGGTGACGGAGGTACCTGGCTCGCGCGGACTTGAGCCCTCGGCGAAACGGATCGCGATTGTCCTTAGGGTTCCCCAGTTGCCGCTCGTGGCGGTACCCGATGTCGGCCTCACTGAGTGTCTGTGCCAGCGACGACTTCGAGAAGCCCTTCTTGCGGGAAATGGGATTGAGCCGTACGTCTACGAGCACGTCGACTCGGTTTCGTTTCAGGAGGTCTACCAGTTCATCGACGGTGCGCCGTTCGTAGCCGATCGAGACGATCGTGGCACCTCGCGGAAGGCTCGTCATACGCTCGATCCTAGGCGACACACCCACGGTTCCCCTTTCATCGGTTGCTCGCAGTCGGTTGGCTATGGCCAGCTTCTGCACTCTGTGAAGCATGTGCCTTTCCTGCGAGCCGATGCTCGGGCGGCGTTCGGCCGACTGCGAAGAGCCCGTGTGCTGAGTGCATTCGGAGGTTTCTGTTCAACTGACGCCTCGTCCACCGTGACAGATCTCGCGGCGCGACGTTGAGTCGTAGACGTCGAGGTAGGTCCGGACGACGGCCTCCTCTCGGTCAATGCGACTAGCCAGATACCCGATTGCGCGGGAGCGATCGCCCGAGTCGGCGATAGTCTTGACGACTCGCAGGGCAGCCCGGATAACCCTGGGCACGGCTTCGGGCTCTTCGACGTTGTGTTGGCAGATGATCTGATCGATCAGGTGGTGTTCTAGAGGAGCGGCGTTGGCGATGGCTTCTTCAAGCGAGTGTCTTCCGCCGTTTGCGAGCAGGTCTGCAGGGTCGTGTCCCTCCGGCAGCCTGGCGACGTGGAGCCGGATGCCCTGGTGGGCGCGGCCAAGTTCCGCTGCACGCTCCACCGCCTGAAGACCAGCACGATCCCCATCAAACGCAAGGGTGACGTTGCTTGTGATCCTCGCGAGTGTCTTCAGGTGCTCCTCGGTCAGCGCGGTTCCCCCGGTGGCGACAGCGTTGGTGAGCCCGGCTTGGTGGGCGGTGATGGTGTCGGTGTAGCCCTCGACTAGGACCGCCTTGCCGGCGCCGAGGATCGGTTTGTGGGCGAGGTGGAGGCCGTAGAGCAAGGATCGTTTCTGGTAGAGCGCGGTCTCGGGGGTGTTGAGGTACTTGGGTCCGTCCCCTGACAGAAGCCGACCGGCG
The sequence above is drawn from the Acidimicrobiia bacterium genome and encodes:
- a CDS encoding DUF488 domain-containing protein, with amino-acid sequence MTSLPRGATIVSIGYERRTVDELVDLLKRNRVDVLVDVRLNPISRKKGFSKSSLAQTLSEADIGYRHERQLGNPKDNRDPFRRGLKSARARYLRHLHNGASSTYQGVIALAHETRIALLCFERDHDECHRSCILDTARADDPALMVLEL